One region of Mucilaginibacter gotjawali genomic DNA includes:
- a CDS encoding FG-GAP repeat domain-containing protein, which yields MAKGGYSLYEPNTPELKDELYLNNGKGDFILSPGALPVLNACSKSCVKPCDFDGDGDIDLFVGGRVIPGKYPLAPNSYLLINDGKGHFKVDSTSFGKLGMVTDAQWIDLNNDGRKDLVLCGEFMPITIFINTPEGFKDKTSDYFDTPQKGFWFKLAVADVNGDGKPDLIAGNLGLNSQIHASDKEPAELYFADFDNNGSIDPFFNFYVQGRSYPFVSRDELNEQMYSMRRKFSSYKAYADATINDIFSPDELSKAGKLVANETKTTLFINQNGKFIATPLPVEAQFSPVTQILIGDFDHDGHMDILLLGNHSDNRLKLGSMDANYGCLLKGDGKGGFEYVSQPSSGLSVIGDVKSSVEININNIPYLLIGLSDAPLLFYKE from the coding sequence ATTGCAAAAGGCGGTTATTCGCTCTATGAACCCAATACCCCCGAACTAAAGGATGAATTATACCTGAACAATGGCAAAGGTGATTTTATATTATCACCCGGTGCGTTACCTGTGCTTAATGCCTGCAGCAAATCATGTGTAAAACCCTGTGACTTTGACGGGGATGGCGATATTGATCTTTTTGTAGGTGGCAGGGTAATCCCCGGTAAATACCCGCTGGCTCCAAATAGCTATTTATTAATTAATGACGGAAAGGGGCATTTTAAAGTTGATAGTACTTCTTTCGGTAAATTAGGCATGGTAACCGATGCCCAATGGATCGACCTGAATAATGATGGACGAAAAGACCTGGTGCTTTGCGGTGAATTTATGCCCATCACCATATTTATAAATACCCCCGAAGGTTTTAAGGATAAAACGAGCGATTATTTTGATACCCCGCAAAAAGGATTTTGGTTTAAGCTGGCTGTTGCTGATGTAAATGGTGATGGTAAACCTGATTTAATCGCCGGTAACCTGGGGCTCAACTCCCAGATACATGCATCAGACAAGGAACCCGCCGAATTGTATTTTGCCGACTTTGATAACAACGGCTCAATCGATCCATTTTTTAATTTTTATGTGCAGGGGAGAAGTTACCCTTTTGTAAGCCGCGACGAATTAAACGAGCAGATGTATTCCATGCGCCGGAAGTTTTCGTCGTACAAGGCTTATGCTGATGCAACTATTAATGATATTTTTAGTCCTGACGAGTTAAGCAAAGCGGGGAAATTAGTGGCCAATGAAACGAAGACTACACTGTTTATCAATCAAAACGGCAAGTTTATCGCGACCCCATTACCCGTCGAGGCGCAGTTTTCCCCGGTAACGCAGATATTGATAGGTGATTTTGATCACGACGGGCATATGGATATCCTTTTATTAGGTAACCACTCGGACAACCGGCTTAAACTGGGCAGTATGGATGCTAATTATGGTTGCTTGTTAAAGGGCGATGGTAAAGGCGGATTTGAATATGTTAGTCAGCCTTCATCCGGTTTGTCGGTTATCGGCGATGTTAAATCCTCTGTCGAAATAAATATCAATAATATTCCTTATTTGCTGATCGGTTTAAGCGACGCTCCGCTGCTTTTTTATAAAGAATGA
- a CDS encoding vanadium-dependent haloperoxidase, translated as MMKYLKKLIYLFFLPVAHCCFAQQEKPFADYLQPDHAINAVTMVMIHDVASPPAAARYYAYCMMGAYNIVRQHDKTIPEMQSLLKSYKPDGGLDSVSYKYDYRVAAYYSILETARQLLPSGFMLKDDEDNFIDLLQKTGMAQAVIDNSVKAAKLATVATVNFSKMDHYNKLSTLKRYTPLKGDAYWYPTPPGYFEAVEPNWKTVRTMIIDSAGQFKPTGLTPFSKDSTSTFYAHAKDVYDISKHLTTEQIDIALFWDCNPFAITSSGHMMIGYKKISPGGHWMYITGLACKQARLSFDRSVMILTIEGCTLNDAFISCWDEKYRSNRIRPETFINKYIDVNWRPVLQTPPFPEYTSGHSVVSNASAELLTYFFGDNFAYNDDTEIPFGSGQRAFKSFRQAADEASISRFYGGIHYMESIDSGVVEGKMVAADIISKIKKAGILPQSAR; from the coding sequence ATGATGAAATATTTAAAGAAACTTATTTACCTGTTTTTTTTGCCGGTTGCTCATTGTTGTTTTGCTCAGCAGGAAAAGCCTTTCGCTGATTATTTACAGCCCGACCATGCCATTAATGCGGTAACGATGGTAATGATCCATGATGTGGCGAGTCCGCCGGCAGCGGCACGATATTACGCCTATTGTATGATGGGGGCCTATAATATCGTTCGGCAACATGATAAAACTATCCCGGAGATGCAAAGTTTACTGAAAAGTTATAAGCCCGACGGCGGGTTAGATTCGGTAAGTTATAAATATGACTACCGCGTTGCTGCTTATTACAGCATCCTGGAAACCGCAAGGCAATTGCTTCCCTCCGGTTTCATGCTTAAAGATGACGAAGATAATTTTATTGATCTGTTGCAAAAAACGGGGATGGCTCAGGCGGTTATTGATAACTCGGTAAAAGCGGCAAAACTAGCTACAGTAGCCACCGTTAATTTTTCAAAAATGGATCACTATAATAAACTCAGCACGCTTAAAAGGTACACGCCGTTAAAGGGCGATGCTTACTGGTACCCCACGCCTCCGGGTTATTTTGAAGCCGTTGAGCCAAACTGGAAAACCGTTCGCACAATGATCATTGATTCTGCCGGACAATTTAAACCTACAGGGTTAACTCCTTTCAGCAAGGATAGCACATCCACGTTCTATGCGCACGCCAAGGATGTTTACGACATCTCCAAACATTTAACCACCGAGCAAATTGATATAGCGCTTTTTTGGGATTGCAACCCCTTTGCTATTACCAGTTCGGGCCACATGATGATCGGCTATAAAAAGATAAGTCCCGGCGGGCATTGGATGTACATCACTGGCCTGGCCTGCAAGCAGGCCCGCTTAAGTTTCGACCGCTCGGTAATGATATTAACCATAGAAGGGTGTACCCTCAACGATGCTTTTATCAGTTGCTGGGACGAAAAATATCGCAGCAACCGCATCCGGCCCGAGACATTTATTAACAAGTATATCGATGTAAACTGGCGACCGGTTTTACAAACGCCGCCTTTCCCTGAATACACCAGCGGGCACTCCGTTGTTTCAAATGCCTCTGCCGAATTGCTCACCTATTTTTTTGGTGATAATTTTGCTTATAACGACGATACCGAGATTCCGTTTGGAAGCGGACAACGGGCTTTTAAATCTTTCAGGCAGGCAGCAGACGAAGCGTCCATTTCCAGGTTTTACGGCGGCATTCATTATATGGAAAGTATAGACAGCGGCGTAGTGGAAGGCAAAATGGTTGCCGCGGATATTATCTCAAAAATTAAAAAAGCAGGTATCCTGCCTCAATCAGCAAGGTAA
- a CDS encoding bifunctional YncE family protein/alkaline phosphatase family protein, with translation MKTNPFSALGAVLLAACIVACSPAKKNGLSGDQEQTNMHSAYDDSTLTNKILPVMMPYNRLIDPAGKVVRFGDPKVENHSLDVKLIPQTTVLAVEDRYGITLIDTTQNKVIAKWTYTDDKQYKGLMSTYSGIKTWTTGTETQIFWSAANGDNHQSYVMQAVWEGKKISIKNAFAFKPAAPSPLALPNELLIRTENYKDYLYVVLNGNNQIVKINLSTNNTVWTKPTGVAPYGIAPVGNQLFITNWGGPMPTDTAGKETAGVPYGSTYTDPKTGATATGSVQVIDPATGDMVKEIAVGLHPNVIIPSKDGRFLYVANANSDNVSVISVAALQVVENIPVRLIPGQKGYIGDSPNALAINAYGTTLYVANGLDNAVAVIKLGANSSVKGSGKTTIKGFIPTEAYPGGLLVDGNTLFVTNLEGEGSRVSTKEFKAKDVPADVTAYNSHHELATVSIIPIPGQALLKQYTDKVKALNLTFREEIAQLVPRKNITPKPIPERIGEPSVFKHVLYIIKENRTYDQVLGDMTQGNGAPSLCIYGDSITPNQHQLAKNFLLLDNYYASGKCSAEGHQWTDAAMVTDYVEKNVRAWFRSYPHVQEDALVYDANGFIWNNAADHGKTVRIYGEASKPNYDESLTWSNIYANYQAGLPFKFYNTSTISRVRPILSQNYPGSDELKITDQIRASAFIKELKEYEQKPGDELPELMVMALSLDHTEGTRPGFPKPEAMVADNDLALGRIIEAVTKSKFWKNTVIFVTEDDSQAGWDHVSAYRTTGFVVSPYSRLQKTVSTNYNQTCVVRSIEQILGIPPMNIIDATALPMFNCFTDQPSNFTYQAVPNHIALDQINPKLAVLNGKALYFARASLRPEFDHVDGGKDDLLNRILWYAAKGKQAYPARLTGKDDD, from the coding sequence ATGAAAACAAACCCATTTTCGGCCCTTGGTGCTGTTTTACTGGCTGCGTGTATTGTCGCCTGCAGCCCGGCCAAAAAGAACGGCTTATCCGGCGACCAGGAGCAAACCAATATGCACAGCGCTTATGACGACAGCACTTTAACCAATAAAATACTGCCGGTAATGATGCCCTATAACCGGCTGATTGATCCGGCGGGCAAGGTAGTCCGCTTTGGCGACCCGAAGGTAGAAAACCATAGCCTGGATGTTAAGCTGATCCCGCAGACAACGGTATTAGCCGTGGAAGACCGTTACGGCATTACCCTGATTGATACCACACAAAACAAGGTAATTGCCAAATGGACCTATACCGATGACAAGCAATATAAAGGGCTGATGAGCACCTATTCGGGCATAAAAACCTGGACAACGGGCACAGAAACCCAGATCTTCTGGAGCGCGGCCAACGGGGATAACCATCAATCGTACGTGATGCAGGCCGTATGGGAAGGCAAGAAGATCAGCATTAAAAATGCCTTCGCCTTTAAGCCTGCCGCGCCCTCACCCCTGGCCCTGCCTAATGAGCTGCTGATCCGTACCGAAAATTATAAGGACTACCTGTATGTGGTATTAAACGGCAATAACCAGATCGTAAAAATCAACCTGAGCACAAATAATACCGTATGGACCAAACCTACCGGGGTTGCCCCTTATGGCATTGCACCGGTTGGCAACCAACTGTTCATCACCAACTGGGGCGGCCCTATGCCAACAGACACGGCGGGTAAAGAAACCGCTGGCGTACCCTACGGCAGCACTTATACCGACCCAAAAACCGGCGCCACCGCTACCGGCAGTGTACAAGTTATTGACCCGGCTACCGGGGACATGGTGAAAGAAATTGCGGTTGGCCTGCACCCGAATGTGATCATCCCATCCAAAGACGGTCGCTTTTTATATGTGGCCAATGCCAATAGCGATAATGTTTCGGTGATATCGGTTGCCGCATTGCAGGTAGTGGAAAATATCCCGGTTCGGTTGATCCCCGGGCAAAAAGGCTATATCGGCGATTCGCCCAATGCACTTGCCATCAATGCCTACGGAACCACACTTTATGTGGCCAACGGGCTTGATAATGCGGTAGCGGTAATTAAACTGGGGGCTAATTCATCGGTAAAAGGCTCGGGAAAAACTACAATCAAAGGCTTTATACCAACTGAAGCCTATCCCGGCGGACTGCTGGTTGATGGGAACACCTTGTTTGTAACCAACCTGGAGGGCGAAGGCTCGCGGGTAAGCACAAAGGAATTTAAAGCGAAGGATGTACCGGCTGATGTAACGGCTTATAACTCGCATCATGAACTGGCTACCGTATCCATTATCCCTATCCCCGGCCAGGCGCTTTTGAAGCAATATACCGACAAGGTAAAAGCGCTCAACTTAACTTTCAGGGAAGAAATAGCCCAACTGGTGCCGCGCAAAAACATCACCCCAAAACCTATTCCCGAACGCATTGGCGAGCCATCGGTATTTAAGCATGTACTTTACATCATTAAAGAAAACCGCACCTACGACCAGGTTTTAGGCGATATGACGCAGGGAAATGGGGCGCCGTCGTTATGTATTTATGGCGATAGCATTACGCCTAACCAGCACCAACTGGCTAAAAACTTTTTGTTGCTGGATAACTATTATGCATCGGGAAAATGTTCGGCAGAAGGGCACCAATGGACGGATGCCGCTATGGTGACAGATTATGTTGAAAAGAATGTCAGGGCCTGGTTCCGCAGCTACCCGCACGTGCAGGAAGACGCGCTGGTTTATGATGCCAATGGCTTTATCTGGAACAATGCGGCAGACCATGGCAAGACGGTCAGGATTTACGGCGAGGCGTCGAAACCCAATTATGATGAAAGCTTAACCTGGTCAAATATTTACGCCAATTACCAGGCTGGTTTGCCTTTTAAGTTTTATAACACCAGCACTATTTCGCGGGTGAGGCCGATACTGTCGCAAAACTACCCCGGCTCTGATGAACTGAAAATCACTGACCAGATCAGGGCATCGGCCTTCATAAAAGAATTGAAGGAATACGAGCAAAAACCCGGCGACGAACTGCCTGAACTAATGGTAATGGCCCTCTCGCTCGACCATACTGAAGGCACACGCCCCGGCTTCCCAAAGCCGGAAGCTATGGTGGCCGACAATGACCTTGCCCTCGGCCGGATCATCGAAGCCGTTACCAAAAGCAAGTTCTGGAAAAACACCGTGATCTTTGTAACCGAAGATGATTCACAAGCGGGCTGGGACCATGTATCGGCGTATCGCACCACAGGGTTTGTCGTTAGCCCATATAGTCGTTTGCAAAAAACAGTATCGACAAATTATAATCAAACCTGTGTGGTGCGGTCAATTGAACAAATTTTGGGTATACCGCCGATGAATATAATTGATGCGACTGCCCTGCCCATGTTTAATTGTTTTACTGACCAGCCATCAAATTTCACCTACCAGGCGGTGCCCAATCACATCGCGCTCGATCAAATCAACCCAAAACTTGCAGTGCTTAATGGGAAAGCGCTCTATTTTGCCAGGGCATCGTTAAGGCCGGAGTTTGATCATGTTGATGGTGGCAAAGATGACCTGCTCAACCGTATTTTATGGTATGCAGCTAAAGGCAAACAGGCTTACCCTGCGAGACTAACCGGCAAGGATGATGATTGA
- a CDS encoding O-methyltransferase, with protein sequence MNQELFESVDKYISDLFGYEDDVLKGAIKSMEEANIPAISVSANQGKFLQLIARMNGAKRILELGTLGGYSTIWLGRALPYDGYLLTLELEQAHADVALQNIIKAGLDEIVEIKVGPALELLPQLVAGGEEPFDMIFIDADKQPYAEYFEWALKLSKPGTVIIADNVIREGLVLDDNCTDERVIGVKRFNKALAENKRVSATIFQTIGTKEHDGMAIAVVNS encoded by the coding sequence ATGAACCAGGAACTTTTTGAATCTGTAGATAAATACATCAGCGACCTTTTTGGTTATGAAGATGATGTGTTAAAAGGCGCCATCAAATCGATGGAGGAAGCCAATATTCCGGCCATCAGCGTATCGGCCAACCAGGGTAAATTTTTGCAGCTGATCGCCAGGATGAATGGCGCAAAAAGGATATTGGAGCTGGGCACTTTGGGTGGTTACAGCACCATCTGGCTCGGCCGGGCGCTGCCTTACGACGGCTACCTGCTCACGCTGGAACTGGAGCAGGCTCACGCCGATGTGGCCCTGCAAAATATCATCAAAGCAGGTTTGGACGAAATTGTTGAAATAAAGGTAGGCCCCGCGCTGGAGCTGCTGCCCCAACTGGTAGCCGGCGGCGAAGAGCCATTCGACATGATCTTTATCGACGCCGATAAACAACCCTATGCCGAATATTTTGAATGGGCGCTAAAACTGTCCAAACCGGGCACGGTAATTATTGCCGATAACGTGATCCGCGAAGGGCTGGTGCTGGATGATAACTGTACCGATGAACGCGTCATCGGTGTAAAAAGATTTAACAAAGCCCTGGCCGAAAACAAGCGCGTTTCTGCAACTATTTTTCAAACCATCGGGACGAAGGAGCATGATGGTATGGCAATAGCAGTGGTAAATTCATAG